From one Luteolibacter sp. SL250 genomic stretch:
- a CDS encoding CotH kinase family protein, with translation MRGSPFHSSTLCLLAMMPCLTAAPVAVTGMQRSGNQILGLTVNGANISRDRLQTGTLTSFAGATASVVLAVDGSSTATGAAAEGYLSDFLFDTGLINPAVGEAAVTLESSPALVNRPGPDIVLLEINTGAPADGFQVRINGVTQQVAGSAYGSTGYSTSGADVLDTRNSGNTSALTVASLAQLRAAPLAESSSNISQQVFGVALDLSDFGVADGGTVSSIQLGSNTLANFDPVFVAGIVPAQVITSGPIISEFLTDNGEGIEDEDGNKPDWIEIYNGTDTPLDLTGWALTNSAATPKRWLFPAGAMLQPYEYKLIFASSKNRTGPVLHTNFNLGKGGGHVALVRPDATTASSYTYTAQSEDISYGVMGTALTQGFLATPTPGVANFGVQSPNGPAADVVFSAASGVISAPIQLTLSLPAGASGTIRYTTDLSEPLETSPIYTAPVIVTNSTTVRARVFRPDHLPGFIGNRHFIRMGDNVKANYRSTGQPFQSNLPVLVLDSFGVNVDSNTSQSAPYRTTLAAIYEPDQVTGKTSLGATPNQVLRGGTHVRGQSSAGFPQKQYAWELWRDHIDEDEKLPVLGMPEGADWVLHAPWNDKSLMRNALAYGLARDWAGPGAGMRTRFVEVFFNQAGTTLDHGDYRGVYVLVEKIKRDEERVDVEELTPLATDITGGYIFSKDKPPYDNGFTTTTSSAWGGQPLDMVEPGTPTSAQIDYLRTYMNGFEAALSGSGFADPATGYAAYIDATSFQDWHLMAEFARQTDAYQNSNYFHKKRGQKVKALPVWDFNLSFANNSETESGGSAQPGQGPGEGWHWIRLFDDWLSQKGPSHYPWFPRLFQDPEFRRGYWDRWWEKRAGVLTDEAVAARVDGMAAQLTAGLSTPVTNGTGTWPNSTPSVESPAGRHFARWQILGTYVWTTPIGWQDRTTHAHEVSLLKQWLQARLEWMDTQSMATTPTTAAGSVASIVARPPRITFSGGSGFGLANPNPDAAEVLYTIDGPDPRELGGAASPAAVTTSAAQMNQTELLPVGAAWKFSASSSLPVSWSGDGFDDSGWAVVSSVREQTQMGTTYFRRTFNASGTGSMNAVRFDLLADDGAVVWLNGVELRRVGMPFSPTPVDHATSATAVIDKGHETEWMTWISPPGVLREGSNTIAIQVHQYTHVNGVAKANDLSFDLRVRALSQVAGTPASTTPGMHVVRARVRNGTQWSPLAQATLNVSTVPAAAANLVVTELMYHPADPSTPEEAGYVDNDFEYIELANIGTQTIDLSGVTLAEAVTFSFDNAPAGLRTLAPGGRVLVVANTAAFAVRYPPPGDITPPPVLPVAGQYTGSFNNSTETVSVLDATGAVIRRFTYQDAEPWPVDADGTGASMVLKAVADLDHTVPGNWHASAALNGGPGKGDHLPPVLDPNGDSNGDGMSNFLEAAIGGRTLPRMSVAPFTPEGGTEEAYALFTFRRSLAVAGVDYIAESSLTLGDDWGTTDLIHVSTRRQPDGTAAVTYRSAVPASQMPAKWFARLRVK, from the coding sequence ATGCGAGGCTCCCCCTTCCATTCATCCACGCTCTGCCTGCTTGCCATGATGCCATGCCTGACGGCGGCGCCTGTGGCGGTGACAGGCATGCAGCGCTCCGGCAACCAGATCCTGGGGCTGACGGTGAACGGCGCGAACATTTCACGGGATCGCCTGCAGACCGGCACGCTCACCTCATTCGCCGGGGCCACCGCTTCCGTGGTGCTGGCGGTGGATGGCAGCTCTACGGCCACCGGCGCGGCAGCGGAGGGATACCTGTCGGACTTCCTTTTCGACACGGGGCTGATCAATCCGGCGGTGGGGGAGGCAGCCGTCACGCTGGAGTCCTCCCCGGCCCTGGTGAACCGTCCCGGGCCGGACATCGTGCTGCTGGAGATCAATACCGGCGCCCCCGCGGACGGCTTCCAGGTGAGGATCAACGGCGTGACCCAGCAGGTGGCGGGCAGCGCATATGGCAGCACCGGCTACTCCACCTCCGGCGCGGATGTGCTGGACACCCGGAACAGCGGGAACACCAGCGCTCTCACCGTGGCATCACTGGCGCAACTCCGCGCCGCGCCGCTGGCGGAGTCTTCCTCGAACATCTCCCAGCAGGTCTTCGGCGTGGCGCTCGACCTGTCGGACTTCGGCGTGGCGGATGGCGGCACGGTTTCCAGCATCCAACTTGGCTCGAATACGCTGGCGAACTTCGACCCGGTGTTCGTGGCGGGCATCGTCCCCGCGCAGGTCATCACCAGCGGCCCCATCATCTCGGAATTCCTCACCGACAACGGCGAGGGCATCGAAGATGAGGACGGGAACAAGCCGGACTGGATCGAGATCTACAACGGTACGGACACCCCGCTGGACCTCACCGGCTGGGCGCTGACCAACTCCGCGGCGACGCCGAAGCGGTGGCTGTTCCCCGCGGGGGCCATGCTCCAGCCGTATGAGTACAAGTTGATCTTCGCCTCGTCGAAGAACCGCACCGGGCCGGTGCTGCACACGAACTTCAACCTCGGGAAAGGTGGCGGCCATGTCGCTCTGGTGAGGCCGGATGCGACCACGGCCAGCTCCTACACCTACACCGCGCAGAGTGAGGACATCAGCTACGGCGTGATGGGCACCGCGCTGACGCAGGGCTTCCTCGCCACGCCGACTCCTGGCGTCGCGAATTTCGGCGTCCAGTCGCCGAACGGCCCTGCGGCGGATGTGGTGTTCAGCGCGGCCAGCGGGGTGATCAGCGCGCCGATCCAGCTCACGCTCTCGTTGCCCGCCGGGGCGTCCGGCACCATCCGCTACACCACGGATCTTTCGGAGCCGCTGGAGACATCCCCCATTTACACCGCGCCCGTCATCGTGACGAACAGCACGACGGTGCGTGCCCGCGTTTTCCGTCCGGATCATCTGCCGGGCTTCATCGGCAACCGCCATTTCATCCGCATGGGTGACAACGTGAAGGCGAACTACCGCTCCACCGGCCAGCCGTTCCAGTCGAACCTGCCGGTGCTGGTGCTGGATTCCTTCGGGGTGAACGTGGACTCCAACACCTCGCAGAGCGCCCCTTACCGGACCACGCTGGCGGCCATCTACGAGCCGGACCAGGTGACGGGAAAAACGTCGCTGGGAGCCACGCCGAACCAGGTCCTGCGCGGTGGCACCCATGTGCGGGGCCAGTCCTCCGCGGGCTTCCCGCAGAAGCAGTATGCGTGGGAACTGTGGCGCGACCACATCGACGAGGATGAGAAACTCCCCGTGCTGGGCATGCCGGAGGGCGCGGACTGGGTGCTGCACGCGCCGTGGAATGACAAGAGCCTCATGCGCAACGCGCTGGCCTACGGTCTGGCGCGGGACTGGGCTGGGCCGGGGGCGGGGATGCGCACCCGCTTCGTGGAGGTGTTCTTCAATCAGGCCGGAACCACGCTCGACCACGGCGACTACCGCGGGGTCTATGTGCTGGTGGAGAAGATCAAGCGGGATGAGGAACGGGTGGATGTGGAGGAACTCACGCCGCTGGCCACAGACATCACCGGCGGCTACATCTTCTCCAAGGACAAGCCGCCGTATGACAACGGCTTCACCACCACCACGTCCAGCGCGTGGGGAGGACAGCCGCTGGACATGGTGGAGCCGGGCACGCCGACCAGTGCCCAGATCGACTACCTGCGGACGTATATGAACGGCTTTGAGGCCGCGCTTTCCGGCAGCGGATTCGCCGATCCCGCGACCGGCTATGCCGCCTACATCGACGCGACTTCCTTCCAGGACTGGCATCTCATGGCGGAGTTCGCCCGGCAGACGGACGCCTACCAGAACAGCAACTATTTCCACAAGAAGCGCGGGCAGAAGGTGAAGGCGCTGCCGGTGTGGGACTTCAACCTTTCCTTCGCGAACAACAGCGAGACGGAGAGCGGCGGCAGCGCGCAGCCGGGGCAGGGACCGGGGGAGGGCTGGCACTGGATCCGCCTGTTCGACGACTGGCTGTCGCAGAAAGGCCCGTCCCACTATCCGTGGTTCCCGCGCCTGTTCCAGGATCCGGAGTTCCGCCGCGGCTACTGGGACCGCTGGTGGGAAAAGCGCGCGGGCGTCCTGACGGATGAGGCCGTGGCGGCACGGGTGGACGGCATGGCCGCGCAGCTCACCGCCGGTCTGTCCACTCCCGTGACGAATGGCACCGGAACCTGGCCGAACAGCACGCCCAGCGTGGAAAGTCCGGCGGGCCGCCACTTCGCCCGCTGGCAGATCCTCGGCACCTATGTCTGGACCACGCCCATCGGCTGGCAGGACCGCACCACCCACGCCCATGAGGTTTCATTGCTGAAGCAGTGGCTGCAGGCGCGGCTCGAGTGGATGGACACACAGAGCATGGCCACCACGCCCACCACCGCGGCCGGGTCCGTGGCCAGCATCGTTGCCCGGCCTCCCCGCATCACTTTCTCCGGTGGGTCCGGCTTCGGTCTGGCCAACCCGAACCCGGATGCCGCGGAGGTGCTCTACACCATCGACGGGCCGGACCCTCGCGAGCTGGGAGGCGCTGCCAGCCCGGCGGCGGTCACCACCTCCGCCGCGCAGATGAACCAGACGGAACTCCTGCCCGTGGGGGCTGCATGGAAATTCTCCGCATCCTCCAGCCTGCCCGTCTCATGGAGCGGGGATGGCTTCGATGATTCCGGCTGGGCGGTGGTTTCCTCCGTGCGGGAGCAGACGCAGATGGGCACGACGTATTTCCGCAGGACCTTCAACGCCTCTGGCACCGGCTCGATGAATGCGGTGCGCTTCGACCTACTGGCGGATGACGGGGCGGTGGTGTGGCTCAACGGAGTGGAACTCCGGCGCGTGGGCATGCCGTTTTCCCCGACGCCCGTCGACCACGCCACATCCGCGACCGCGGTGATCGACAAGGGGCACGAAACAGAGTGGATGACATGGATCTCCCCGCCGGGCGTGCTGCGGGAGGGGAGCAACACCATCGCCATCCAGGTCCACCAATATACCCACGTGAATGGCGTGGCGAAGGCGAACGACCTTTCCTTCGATCTCCGTGTGCGCGCGCTCTCGCAGGTGGCGGGCACACCGGCATCCACGACACCGGGAATGCATGTCGTGCGCGCCCGGGTGCGGAACGGCACGCAGTGGAGCCCGCTGGCGCAGGCGACGCTGAATGTCTCCACCGTCCCCGCCGCGGCGGCGAACCTGGTGGTGACGGAGCTGATGTATCACCCGGCGGATCCGTCCACGCCGGAGGAGGCGGGGTACGTGGACAATGACTTCGAATACATCGAGCTGGCGAACATCGGCACGCAGACCATCGACCTGTCCGGCGTCACCCTGGCGGAGGCGGTCACGTTCTCCTTCGACAACGCGCCCGCCGGACTGCGCACGCTGGCCCCCGGCGGGCGGGTGCTGGTGGTGGCGAACACGGCGGCCTTCGCCGTGAGGTATCCTCCGCCGGGTGATATCACACCTCCTCCCGTCCTGCCGGTCGCCGGACAATATACGGGCAGCTTCAACAACAGTACGGAGACGGTGAGCGTGCTGGACGCCACCGGTGCGGTGATCCGGCGTTTCACCTATCAGGATGCGGAACCATGGCCGGTGGATGCGGATGGAACAGGGGCCAGCATGGTGCTGAAAGCCGTGGCGGATCTGGACCACACCGTGCCGGGCAACTGGCATGCCAGCGCCGCGCTGAACGGCGGTCCCGGGAAAGGCGACCACCTGCCCCCGGTGCTGGATCCGAATGGCGACAGCAACGGCGATGGCATGAGCAATTTCCTGGAAGCGGCCATCGGCGGGCGGACGTTGCCGCGGATGTCGGTCGCGCCTTTCACCCCGGAGGGCGGCACGGAGGAAGCGTATGCGCTCTTCACCTTCCGCCGCAGCCTCGCGGTGGCGGGGGTGGACTACATCGCGGAGAGCAGCCTGACCCTGGGCGATGACTGGGGTACCACGGATCTGATCCACGTCAGCACGCGGCGTCAGCCGGACGGCACCGCTGCCGTCACCTACCGCAGCGCCGTCCCGGCATCACAGATGCCCGCGAAGTGGTTCGCACGGCTGAGGGTGAAGTAA
- a CDS encoding glycosyltransferase family 4 protein: MRIVVHDYAGHAFPPSLSRELAARGHEVVHAFASSLQTPRGELRTREGDPSSLSFREVAMDSDYVRYKYSFLRRRKMEIAYGKEAARFISEWRPDAVISGNTPTEAQGPIVRAAVGCGARFHYWVQDFYSLAVDKLVRKKLPLVGIPIGAWYRHLDRRQFRDSSTVIAITEDFAPVLSQEFGVDPSRVAVIPNWALIDEIPSLPKDNDWSRKHGLHDKFVFLYTGTIGMKHNPGLLLELARHYAADPEVRVVVVSEGIGSEWLREQSAKENLTNLVLLPYQPFGDLPAVMASGDVLTAILEPEAAEFSVPSKTLTYLCAERPLLLAMPAGNLAARITGRNDAGVIVPPHDTGAFVREAAYLRDSPERRGELARNARAYAERTFPIGRTAQAFEDLLTSA, encoded by the coding sequence ATGAGAATCGTCGTCCACGACTATGCAGGCCACGCTTTCCCACCATCGCTGAGCCGGGAGCTCGCGGCGCGCGGCCATGAGGTCGTCCACGCCTTCGCCAGCTCCCTGCAGACACCGCGCGGGGAACTCCGCACGCGTGAGGGAGACCCGTCCTCCCTTTCCTTCCGCGAGGTGGCGATGGACAGCGACTATGTCCGCTACAAGTATTCCTTCCTGCGGCGGAGGAAAATGGAGATCGCCTACGGAAAGGAAGCCGCCCGCTTCATCAGTGAGTGGCGACCGGACGCGGTGATCTCCGGGAACACGCCGACGGAGGCCCAGGGCCCCATCGTCCGCGCGGCGGTGGGCTGCGGCGCGCGCTTCCACTACTGGGTCCAGGATTTCTACAGCCTGGCGGTGGACAAGCTGGTGCGGAAGAAACTGCCGCTTGTGGGCATCCCCATCGGCGCATGGTACCGGCACCTCGACCGCCGCCAGTTCCGGGACAGCTCCACGGTCATCGCCATCACGGAGGATTTCGCGCCCGTGTTGTCACAGGAATTCGGCGTGGATCCGTCCCGCGTTGCGGTGATCCCGAACTGGGCGCTGATCGATGAGATCCCGTCCCTGCCGAAGGACAATGACTGGTCCCGCAAACATGGGCTGCACGACAAGTTCGTCTTCCTTTACACCGGCACCATCGGCATGAAGCACAACCCCGGCCTGCTGCTGGAACTGGCCCGCCACTATGCGGCGGATCCGGAGGTGAGGGTGGTGGTGGTGTCCGAGGGCATCGGCTCCGAGTGGCTGCGGGAGCAATCCGCGAAGGAAAACCTGACGAACCTGGTGCTGCTCCCCTACCAACCCTTCGGCGACCTGCCCGCGGTGATGGCGTCCGGAGACGTGCTCACCGCCATTCTCGAGCCGGAAGCCGCCGAGTTTTCCGTCCCGTCGAAGACCCTCACCTACCTCTGCGCGGAGCGTCCGCTTCTGCTGGCCATGCCGGCGGGAAACCTGGCCGCCCGCATCACCGGGCGGAATGATGCCGGGGTGATCGTCCCGCCGCATGACACCGGGGCCTTCGTCCGGGAGGCCGCCTACCTGCGGGACTCCCCGGAGCGCCGCGGCGAGCTGGCCCGGAACGCACGCGCCTATGCGGAGCGGACCTTCCCCATCGGGCGGACCGCACAGGCTTTCGAGGATCTACTTACTTCCGCGTGA
- a CDS encoding YicC/YloC family endoribonuclease, translated as MQSMTGFGRGSSTSGTWLATVEISSVNRKQAEIVVQAPRDLNELEARIRKHALAAVARGRVQISITLDQPGLAANAITIDTVQALAFENAFRELGKLLDRELKPEPSDFLRQPGIFNTGRTEVDVEAAWLAVEPALLEALSQLTTMRLREGDDLKADFLTRLGTLAALAGRIALEAPGRPARQLEQLQKRLRDSGLEIDLNDERVLKELSIYADRCDITEELTRLGSHFAKFREYLDGAEPPGRPLDFLCQELFREFNTIGSKANDSSIAQTVVEAKTELEKIREQVQNVE; from the coding sequence ATGCAATCCATGACCGGCTTCGGCCGCGGCTCCTCCACCAGCGGCACCTGGCTGGCCACCGTTGAAATCAGCTCCGTGAACCGCAAGCAGGCGGAGATCGTGGTGCAGGCACCCCGCGACCTGAACGAGCTGGAGGCCCGCATCCGGAAACACGCGCTGGCCGCCGTGGCACGCGGCCGTGTCCAGATCTCCATCACGCTGGACCAGCCGGGGCTGGCGGCAAATGCCATCACCATCGACACCGTGCAGGCGCTCGCATTCGAGAACGCCTTCCGGGAGCTGGGCAAGCTGCTGGACCGCGAGCTGAAGCCGGAGCCGTCCGACTTCCTCCGGCAGCCCGGCATCTTCAACACCGGCCGCACGGAGGTCGATGTGGAGGCGGCCTGGCTGGCGGTCGAGCCCGCCTTGCTGGAGGCTCTCTCCCAACTCACCACCATGCGTTTGCGCGAGGGGGATGACCTGAAGGCGGACTTCCTCACCCGACTGGGCACGCTGGCCGCACTGGCGGGAAGAATCGCACTCGAAGCCCCGGGCCGCCCGGCGCGTCAGTTGGAACAACTCCAGAAACGCCTGCGCGACTCCGGACTGGAGATCGATCTGAACGATGAGCGGGTGCTGAAGGAACTGTCGATCTACGCGGACCGCTGCGACATCACGGAGGAGCTCACCCGGCTGGGCTCCCACTTCGCGAAGTTCCGTGAATACCTGGACGGCGCGGAGCCACCCGGACGGCCGCTGGATTTCCTCTGCCAGGAACTGTTCCGGGAGTTCAACACCATCGGCTCGAAAGCGAATGACTCGTCCATCGCCCAGACGGTGGTGGAGGCGAAGACCGAGCTGGAGAAAATCCGCGAGCAGGTCCAGAACGTGGAGTAA
- a CDS encoding PEP-CTERM sorting domain-containing protein, translating into MKRSPWFGTAAAFLCLSAVCPAAITSYFADFSGDETSLTSAFAGASDAAVPGWTWNGTAGVGGGEGILVGSSSSNKYYRPTPGADATSAIDLAALSSGQGFRSSADFRWSDIEATDLTVLNFGFVTTQATAMSSTNSMGGSIIRSAGGSGVTLRLRSGTSDVETLSFNQSLFTAGNWYRLVYETVKTDTANTFASVLTLYSIGADGTATPVVMDNVGTPLTISSQIGSSVLYSDSAAFAAYDVRNTNGISAMDNLRLEFIPEPSAAALLAVGMAGMAVRRRRGL; encoded by the coding sequence ATGAAACGCTCCCCATGGTTCGGCACCGCCGCCGCCTTTCTGTGCCTTTCCGCAGTCTGCCCCGCCGCCATCACTTCCTATTTCGCGGATTTCAGCGGAGACGAGACTTCACTGACCTCTGCCTTCGCCGGAGCAAGTGATGCAGCGGTTCCGGGATGGACCTGGAATGGAACCGCGGGGGTGGGCGGGGGAGAGGGCATTCTGGTGGGATCGTCCTCCAGCAACAAATACTACCGCCCGACTCCGGGGGCGGACGCCACATCGGCCATTGACCTGGCGGCGCTTTCCAGTGGTCAGGGTTTCCGTTCCAGCGCGGATTTCCGCTGGTCGGATATCGAGGCAACGGATCTGACGGTGTTGAATTTCGGCTTCGTGACGACCCAAGCCACGGCCATGTCGTCCACCAATTCGATGGGGGGCAGTATCATCAGGTCTGCCGGAGGCTCCGGCGTGACCCTCCGCCTCCGCAGCGGAACGTCCGATGTCGAGACGCTCTCGTTCAACCAGTCTCTGTTCACTGCCGGAAATTGGTACCGGCTGGTCTATGAGACCGTGAAGACCGACACGGCGAACACATTCGCTTCCGTTCTGACCCTCTACTCCATCGGTGCCGATGGAACCGCCACCCCGGTGGTCATGGATAATGTGGGAACTCCGCTCACCATCTCCAGCCAGATTGGTTCGTCAGTGCTCTATTCGGATTCCGCCGCCTTCGCCGCCTACGATGTCAGGAACACGAACGGCATCAGCGCGATGGACAACCTGCGGCTGGAGTTCATCCCGGAACCTTCCGCCGCCGCGTTGCTGGCGGTGGGAATGGCCGGCATGGCGGTCCGCCGCCGGCGGGGTCTCTGA